The Rhodobacter sp. CZR27 genome includes a window with the following:
- a CDS encoding Rrf2 family transcriptional regulator, producing MRLTTRTNLAMRTLMFCAINEGRVVRKAEVAAACNASENHLAQVIHGLAQKGFLRTVRGRCGGLALGRPAEKIVVGDVFRTFESNLPFTECFSKVENKCPLTPSCRLKCALNDALAAFYGSLDKLSLRDMVQENTELEDLLKVA from the coding sequence ATGCGATTGACCACCCGGACCAACCTGGCCATGCGAACGCTCATGTTCTGCGCGATCAACGAAGGCCGCGTGGTGAGGAAGGCGGAAGTCGCCGCCGCCTGCAACGCCTCGGAGAACCATCTGGCGCAGGTGATCCACGGGCTTGCGCAGAAGGGCTTCCTGCGCACCGTGCGCGGCCGCTGCGGCGGCCTCGCCCTTGGCCGGCCGGCCGAGAAGATCGTGGTGGGCGACGTGTTCCGCACCTTCGAGTCGAACCTGCCCTTCACCGAATGCTTCTCGAAGGTCGAGAACAAGTGCCCGCTCACGCCGTCCTGCCGGCTGAAATGCGCGCTGAACGATGCGCTGGCGGCGTTCTACGGCTCGCTCGACAAGCTCTCGCTGCGCGACATGGTGCAGGAGAACACCGAGCTCGAGGATCTGCTGAAGGTCGCCTGA
- the glgC gene encoding glucose-1-phosphate adenylyltransferase, translated as MTAKPPLRLTNQAMAFVLAGGRGSRLKELTNTRAKPAVYFGGKSRIIDFALSNALNSGIRKMAIATQYKAHSLIRHIQRGWNFFREERNEYLDILPASQRVDEHKWYLGTADAVTQNIDIVDSYDIKYVIILAGDHVYKMDYEIMLRQHCETGADVTIGCLTVPRMEATAFGVMHVDANLRITDFLEKPADPPGIPGDEGNALASMGIYVFDWAFLRDLLVRDAEDPNSSHDFGHDIIPAIVKNGKAMAHRFSDSCVMSGLEREPYWRDVGTIDAFWQANIDLTDFVPKLDLYDREWPIWTYSQIVPPAKFVHDLDGRRGSAISSLVSGDCIVSGSEIRNSLLFTGCRTHSYSSLHHVVALPQVTVGRHADLRNCVLDRGVMIPDGLVIGRDPDEDARWFRRSEGGVVLVTQDMLDARARTLG; from the coding sequence ATGACGGCGAAACCCCCATTGAGGCTGACCAATCAGGCCATGGCCTTCGTGCTGGCCGGCGGGCGCGGCAGCCGCCTGAAGGAGCTGACCAACACCCGCGCCAAGCCCGCCGTCTATTTCGGCGGCAAGAGCCGGATCATCGACTTCGCCCTGTCGAACGCCCTGAACTCGGGCATCCGCAAGATGGCGATCGCCACGCAATACAAGGCGCATTCGCTGATCCGCCACATCCAGCGCGGCTGGAACTTCTTCCGCGAGGAGCGCAACGAATATCTCGACATCCTGCCGGCCAGCCAGCGGGTGGACGAGCACAAGTGGTATCTCGGCACCGCGGATGCCGTGACGCAGAACATCGACATCGTGGACAGCTACGACATCAAGTACGTGATCATCCTTGCGGGCGATCACGTCTACAAGATGGATTACGAGATCATGCTGCGCCAGCATTGCGAGACCGGTGCCGACGTGACCATCGGCTGCCTGACGGTCCCGCGCATGGAGGCCACGGCCTTCGGCGTGATGCATGTCGATGCGAACCTGCGCATCACCGACTTCCTGGAAAAGCCCGCCGACCCGCCGGGCATTCCGGGCGACGAGGGCAACGCACTCGCCTCGATGGGGATCTATGTCTTCGACTGGGCCTTCCTGCGCGACCTGCTGGTGCGCGACGCCGAAGACCCGAATTCCAGCCACGACTTCGGCCATGACATCATCCCGGCCATCGTGAAGAACGGCAAGGCCATGGCGCATCGCTTCAGCGACAGCTGCGTGATGAGCGGGCTGGAGCGCGAGCCCTACTGGCGCGACGTGGGCACGATCGACGCCTTCTGGCAGGCCAACATCGACCTGACCGATTTCGTGCCGAAGCTGGACCTCTACGACCGCGAATGGCCGATCTGGACCTATTCGCAGATCGTGCCGCCGGCGAAGTTCGTGCATGACCTCGACGGGCGGCGCGGCAGCGCGATCTCGTCGCTGGTCTCGGGCGACTGCATCGTCTCGGGCAGCGAGATCCGCAACTCGCTGCTGTTCACCGGCTGCCGCACGCACAGCTATTCCAGCCTGCATCACGTCGTGGCGCTGCCGCAGGTGACGGTGGGGCGCCATGCGGATCTGCGCAACTGCGTGCTGGACCGCGGGGTGATGATCCCCGACGGGCTGGTGATCGGCCGCGACCCGGACGAGGATGCCCGCTGGTTCCGCCGGTCCGAGGGCGGCGTCGTGCTGGTGACGCAGGACATGCTCGACGCCCGGGCGAGGACGCTCGGCTGA
- a CDS encoding heavy metal translocating P-type ATPase, with translation MTVHQPVTADPKPLRLHLDGMSCASCVARAERVLTAVPGVTEARVSLAEESAEIRYAAPATAEALAEALGRAGYPPRQERLTLSVEGMTCASCTGRVERVLKAQPGIVSAVANLASRRAQVVLWEGANTAQALALAVTKAGFAAAPLDDHAPDRRAEETRRLRRDAWVAGLLTLPVVLVEMGGHLVPALHHWIAGTIGTQTSWMIQFVLTTLVLIGPGRRFFLKGLPALRRGAPDMNSLVAVGTLAAWAYSSVATFAPALLPASARAVYFEAAAVIVVLILIGRVLEARARGQAGAAIASLIRLQPRTARVERDGATVEVPIETITPGTLLHIRPGERIPLDGTVISGESAVDESMLTGESLPVAKAEGAEVVGGTVNGTGALVIRATRVGADTVLSRIIAMVEEAQGAKLPVQALVDRITLWFVPVVMGVAALTVLVWLVFGPGLGEALVAGVSVLIIACPCAMGLATPVSIMVGTGRAAELGVLFRKGDALQRLSEVAGVAFDKTGTLTEGRPQVTDLHPVADLSEADLLRLAAAVEARSEHPLAGAILRAAEERQIALPEAEGFASTPGHGAEARVEGRAVRVGNARMMEGLDPGALAEVATKFEAQGRTPVWVAVDGRIAGLLAVADRVKPTARAAVERLAGLGLPSAMVTGDAPGVARAIGRELGISDVHAGILPGGKVDEVARMGRVAFVGDGINDAPALAAAEVGVAIGTGTDVAIEAADVVLMSGDPLGVATAVTLSRRTMANIRQNLAWAFGYNVALIPVAAGVLVPFGGPQLSPMLAAGAMAFSSVFVLTNALRLRRTAPAGART, from the coding sequence ATGACCGTCCACCAGCCCGTGACCGCCGATCCGAAGCCCCTGCGCCTGCATCTCGACGGGATGAGCTGCGCCTCCTGCGTCGCGCGGGCCGAGCGGGTTCTGACCGCCGTGCCCGGCGTGACCGAGGCGCGGGTGAGCCTTGCCGAAGAAAGCGCCGAGATCCGCTATGCCGCCCCCGCCACGGCCGAGGCGCTGGCCGAGGCGCTGGGGCGGGCCGGCTATCCGCCGCGGCAGGAGCGGCTGACGCTTTCGGTCGAGGGGATGACCTGCGCCTCCTGCACCGGGCGGGTCGAGCGCGTGCTGAAGGCGCAGCCGGGCATCGTCTCGGCGGTCGCGAATTTGGCGAGCCGCCGGGCGCAGGTGGTGCTTTGGGAGGGGGCGAATACGGCTCAGGCGCTGGCGCTGGCGGTGACGAAGGCGGGCTTCGCCGCCGCACCGCTCGACGACCACGCCCCCGACCGGCGGGCCGAGGAGACGCGCCGGCTGCGCCGCGACGCCTGGGTCGCGGGGCTTCTGACGCTTCCGGTGGTGCTGGTCGAGATGGGCGGGCATCTGGTGCCGGCGCTGCATCACTGGATCGCCGGGACCATCGGCACCCAGACCTCGTGGATGATCCAGTTCGTGCTGACCACGCTGGTCCTCATCGGCCCCGGGCGGCGCTTCTTCCTGAAGGGCCTGCCGGCGCTGCGCCGCGGGGCGCCCGACATGAACAGCCTCGTCGCAGTGGGCACGCTGGCCGCCTGGGCCTATTCGAGCGTCGCGACCTTCGCGCCGGCGCTGCTGCCCGCCTCGGCGCGCGCGGTCTATTTCGAGGCTGCGGCGGTCATCGTCGTCCTGATCCTGATCGGCCGGGTGCTGGAGGCGCGGGCGCGCGGGCAGGCAGGGGCCGCCATCGCCAGCCTGATCCGCCTGCAGCCCCGCACCGCGCGGGTCGAGCGCGACGGCGCGACGGTCGAGGTGCCGATCGAGACCATCACGCCCGGGACGCTGCTGCACATCCGCCCGGGCGAGCGCATCCCGCTCGACGGCACGGTGATCTCGGGCGAGAGCGCGGTGGACGAGAGCATGCTGACGGGCGAGTCGCTGCCTGTCGCCAAGGCCGAAGGCGCCGAGGTGGTGGGCGGCACGGTGAACGGGACCGGCGCGCTGGTGATCCGCGCGACGCGGGTCGGCGCGGACACGGTGCTGTCGCGCATCATCGCGATGGTCGAGGAGGCGCAGGGCGCCAAGCTGCCGGTGCAGGCGCTGGTGGACCGCATCACGCTCTGGTTCGTGCCCGTGGTGATGGGCGTGGCGGCGCTGACGGTGCTCGTCTGGCTGGTCTTCGGCCCGGGGCTGGGCGAGGCGCTTGTGGCGGGCGTCTCGGTCCTCATCATCGCCTGCCCCTGCGCCATGGGGCTGGCCACGCCGGTCTCGATCATGGTGGGGACGGGGCGCGCCGCCGAACTTGGAGTGCTCTTCCGCAAGGGCGACGCGCTGCAACGCCTGTCCGAGGTCGCGGGCGTGGCCTTCGACAAGACCGGCACCCTGACCGAGGGGCGCCCGCAGGTCACCGACCTGCATCCCGTGGCGGATCTGTCCGAGGCCGACCTGCTGCGCCTTGCCGCGGCGGTCGAGGCGCGGTCAGAGCATCCGCTGGCCGGTGCCATCCTGCGCGCGGCCGAAGAACGCCAGATCGCACTGCCCGAGGCCGAGGGCTTTGCCTCGACCCCCGGTCACGGCGCCGAGGCGAGGGTGGAGGGTCGGGCCGTCCGGGTCGGCAATGCGCGGATGATGGAGGGTCTCGATCCCGGCGCGCTGGCCGAGGTCGCGACGAAATTCGAGGCGCAGGGCCGCACGCCGGTCTGGGTGGCCGTCGACGGCCGGATCGCCGGGCTTCTGGCGGTGGCCGACCGGGTGAAGCCCACGGCCCGCGCGGCGGTGGAGCGTCTGGCGGGCCTCGGGCTGCCCTCGGCCATGGTGACCGGGGACGCGCCTGGCGTGGCGCGGGCGATCGGGCGGGAACTGGGGATCTCGGACGTCCATGCCGGCATCCTGCCCGGCGGCAAGGTCGACGAGGTCGCGCGCATGGGCCGCGTGGCCTTCGTGGGCGACGGCATCAACGATGCGCCGGCACTCGCGGCGGCCGAGGTCGGCGTGGCGATCGGCACCGGCACCGACGTGGCAATCGAGGCGGCGGATGTGGTGCTGATGTCGGGCGACCCGCTGGGCGTGGCGACGGCGGTGACGCTCAGCCGGCGCACCATGGCCAACATCCGCCAGAACCTCGCCTGGGCTTTCGGCTACAACGTGGCGCTCATTCCGGTTGCGGCGGGGGTGCTGGTGCCCTTCGGGGGACCGCAACTCTCGCCGATGCTGGCGGCGGGAGCCATGGCCTTTTCCTCCGTCTTCGTCCTCACCAACGCGCTGCGGCTGCGCCGCACCGCCCCGGCTGGAGCCCGCACATGA
- the cueR gene encoding Cu(I)-responsive transcriptional regulator: protein MNIKDASARSGLPAKTIRYYEEIGLVRPLRGPNGYRRFRDSDLHKLGFLGRARSLGFSIEDCRTLLALWEDRGRASADVKQLAEEHLHRIEEKIAELQAMRATLSHLVTACAGDDRPDCPILAGLSAGPGCCG from the coding sequence ATGAACATCAAGGATGCCTCCGCGCGGTCGGGCCTGCCGGCCAAGACCATCCGCTATTACGAGGAGATCGGCCTCGTCCGGCCGCTGCGCGGGCCGAACGGCTATCGCCGCTTCCGCGACAGCGACCTGCACAAGCTGGGCTTCCTCGGACGGGCACGGTCGCTGGGCTTTTCCATCGAGGATTGCCGGACGCTGCTCGCGCTGTGGGAGGACCGCGGCCGGGCCAGCGCCGACGTGAAGCAGCTGGCCGAGGAACACCTGCACCGGATCGAGGAGAAGATCGCCGAACTGCAGGCGATGCGCGCGACGCTCTCGCATCTGGTCACCGCCTGCGCGGGCGACGACCGGCCGGACTGCCCGATCCTTGCCGGGCTGTCGGCGGGGCCGGGCTGCTGCGGCTGA
- a CDS encoding heavy-metal-associated domain-containing protein, producing MTKLSIPDMSCGHCRASIEGALAPLPGFDSIRFDPETRTATVEGPISESTLLSALDAIGFPAQVVR from the coding sequence ATGACCAAGCTTTCCATTCCCGACATGTCCTGCGGCCACTGCCGCGCCTCGATCGAGGGGGCGCTGGCACCGCTGCCCGGCTTCGACTCCATCCGCTTCGACCCCGAAACGCGCACCGCGACCGTCGAGGGCCCGATTTCCGAATCGACCCTGCTCTCGGCGCTGGACGCGATCGGCTTTCCCGCTCAGGTCGTGCGCTGA
- the ndk gene encoding nucleoside-diphosphate kinase: MAIERTLSIIKPDATRRNLTGKINAKFEEAGLRIVAQKRIHLSLAQAQKFYGVHKDRPFFGELTEFMASEPVVVQVLEGEGAIAKNREVMGATNPANADAGTIRKEFALSVGENSVHGSDAPETAAEEIAFFFSGLELVG; the protein is encoded by the coding sequence ATGGCCATCGAACGCACGCTCTCGATCATCAAGCCCGACGCCACGCGCCGCAACCTGACCGGCAAGATCAACGCCAAGTTCGAGGAAGCGGGCCTGCGCATCGTCGCGCAGAAGCGCATCCACCTGTCGCTCGCCCAGGCGCAGAAGTTCTACGGCGTCCACAAGGACCGTCCGTTCTTCGGCGAACTGACCGAGTTCATGGCGTCCGAGCCGGTGGTCGTGCAGGTGCTGGAAGGCGAGGGCGCCATCGCGAAGAACCGAGAAGTGATGGGCGCGACCAACCCCGCCAACGCCGATGCGGGCACCATCCGCAAGGAATTCGCCCTGTCGGTCGGCGAGAACTCGGTCCATGGCTCGGACGCGCCGGAAACCGCGGCGGAAGAGATCGCCTTCTTCTTCTCGGGCCTCGAACTGGTCGGCTGA
- the glgB gene encoding 1,4-alpha-glucan branching protein GlgB, which yields MAKAPEKLVDADVAQAIVSGAHGDPFSVLGIHRRGQGFVLTAFVPGAERLTVLGPSEIAAVPQEGFPGLFAAEMPAREPYRLRAEGHGTVWEFEDPYRFGPVLGELDEYLLGEGTHRRLWQALGAHIVEHEGVSGTRFAVWAPNAERVSVVGDFNIWDGRRHPMRRRGLTGVWEIFLPGVGEGTAYKYEIRAPGGQILPLKADPVGFGSEHPPRTASVVRDIRGANWGDADWMAERAARQSVDAPISIYEVHLGSWRRAEGGRMLSYLEAAGQLVDYAADMGFTHIELMPVSEFPFDGSWGYQPVGMFAPTIRHGTPPEFRALVEAAHRKGLGVLIDWVPGHFPTDPHGLGQFDGTPLYEHADPREGFHQDWNTLIYNYGRTEVANWLTSNALYWLEEYHLDGLRVDAVASMLYRDYSRKAGEWVPNKDGGRENYEAIELLRRVNSTVYAEDAGVMTVAEESTAFPGVSRPVHQGGLGFGFKWNMGWMNDSLDYMAKDPVHRRHHHHQMTFSLHYAWSENYILPISHDEVVHGKGSMLGKMPGEGADKFANLRAFYGYMWTHPGKKLLFMGCEFAQGREWNHDVSLDWHLLDHPLHSGVQALVRDLNRLYRETPALHRNDTRPEGFLWLEANDADHSIFAYARRGRVDEPMVVAALNMTPVERRIRLGFPAAGAWQEVLNTDAEAYGGGNRGNMGGVITEAIGWHGQEQSALVTLPPLSTVIFRQG from the coding sequence ATGGCCAAGGCCCCGGAAAAGCTTGTCGACGCGGACGTCGCACAGGCCATTGTCTCAGGGGCGCATGGCGATCCCTTCTCGGTCCTCGGGATCCACAGGCGGGGGCAGGGCTTCGTGCTGACCGCCTTCGTTCCGGGTGCGGAGCGGCTGACCGTGCTCGGCCCGTCCGAGATCGCAGCGGTGCCGCAGGAGGGCTTCCCGGGCCTCTTCGCGGCGGAGATGCCGGCGCGCGAGCCCTACCGGCTGCGCGCCGAAGGTCATGGCACGGTCTGGGAATTCGAGGATCCCTATCGCTTCGGCCCGGTGCTGGGCGAGCTGGACGAATACCTGCTGGGCGAGGGCACGCACCGCCGGCTCTGGCAGGCGCTGGGCGCCCATATCGTCGAGCACGAGGGCGTCAGCGGCACGCGCTTTGCCGTCTGGGCGCCGAATGCCGAGCGCGTCTCGGTCGTGGGCGACTTCAACATCTGGGACGGCCGGCGCCACCCGATGCGCCGCCGCGGCCTGACCGGCGTGTGGGAGATCTTCCTGCCGGGTGTGGGCGAGGGCACGGCCTACAAATACGAGATCCGCGCGCCCGGCGGGCAGATCCTGCCGCTGAAGGCCGACCCGGTGGGCTTCGGCTCGGAACATCCGCCGCGCACGGCCTCGGTGGTGCGCGACATCCGCGGCGCCAACTGGGGCGATGCCGACTGGATGGCCGAACGGGCGGCGCGGCAGTCGGTGGACGCGCCGATCTCGATCTATGAGGTGCATCTGGGCAGCTGGCGCCGGGCCGAGGGCGGGCGGATGCTGTCCTATCTCGAGGCCGCGGGGCAGCTGGTCGATTATGCCGCCGACATGGGCTTCACCCATATCGAGCTGATGCCGGTCAGCGAGTTTCCCTTCGACGGATCGTGGGGCTATCAGCCGGTGGGCATGTTCGCGCCCACCATCCGCCACGGCACGCCGCCCGAGTTCCGCGCGCTGGTCGAGGCCGCGCATCGCAAGGGCCTCGGCGTGCTGATCGACTGGGTGCCGGGGCATTTCCCGACCGATCCGCACGGGCTGGGCCAGTTCGACGGCACGCCGCTTTACGAACATGCCGACCCGCGCGAGGGGTTCCATCAGGACTGGAACACCCTGATCTACAACTACGGCCGCACCGAGGTCGCGAACTGGCTGACCTCGAACGCGCTCTACTGGCTGGAGGAATACCACCTCGACGGGCTGCGGGTGGATGCGGTGGCCTCGATGCTCTACCGCGACTATTCGCGCAAGGCCGGCGAATGGGTGCCCAACAAGGACGGCGGGCGCGAGAACTACGAGGCGATCGAGTTGCTGCGCCGCGTCAACTCCACCGTCTACGCCGAGGATGCGGGCGTGATGACCGTGGCCGAGGAGAGCACGGCCTTTCCGGGCGTCTCGCGTCCCGTGCATCAGGGAGGCCTGGGCTTCGGCTTCAAGTGGAACATGGGCTGGATGAACGACAGCCTCGACTACATGGCGAAGGACCCGGTGCACCGGCGGCACCATCACCACCAGATGACGTTCTCACTCCACTACGCCTGGTCCGAGAACTACATCCTGCCGATCAGCCATGACGAGGTCGTGCACGGCAAGGGTTCGATGCTGGGCAAGATGCCGGGCGAGGGGGCGGACAAGTTCGCCAACCTGCGCGCCTTTTACGGCTACATGTGGACGCATCCGGGCAAGAAGCTCTTGTTCATGGGCTGCGAGTTCGCGCAAGGGCGCGAATGGAACCACGACGTCTCGCTAGACTGGCACCTGCTCGACCATCCGTTGCATTCGGGCGTGCAGGCGCTGGTGCGCGACCTGAACCGCCTCTACCGCGAGACGCCGGCGCTGCATCGCAACGACACGCGGCCGGAGGGTTTCCTGTGGCTGGAGGCCAATGACGCCGATCATTCGATCTTCGCCTATGCCCGCCGCGGCCGGGTGGACGAGCCGATGGTGGTGGCCGCGCTGAACATGACCCCGGTCGAGCGGCGCATCCGGCTGGGGTTCCCCGCGGCGGGCGCGTGGCAGGAAGTTCTCAATACCGACGCGGAGGCCTATGGCGGCGGGAACCGCGGCAACATGGGCGGCGTCATCACCGAAGCGATCGGCTGGCACGGGCAGGAACAATCGGCCCTTGTCACGCTGCCGCCGCTGTCTACGGTGATCTTCAGGCAGGGCTGA
- a CDS encoding glycogen/starch/alpha-glucan phosphorylase — translation MPVNDQSLTPNVLKTDVLRHLTFTLGKDAPHASLYDWRMALSYAIRDRIMEPWFASTRRTWEQDRKRVYYLSMEFLIGRILEDATINLGLHEMAERTMSELGQDFKAIIADEPDAALGNGGLGRLAACFMESMATLGCPAYGYGIRYEHGLFRQRFEGGQQVETPEDWLNQRIPWEFDRPEATYTIGFKGHVETRDGRDVWVPGETVLATAHDTPVVGWRGRWANTLRLWGSKPTTMFDLERFNRGDYTAAAEPETLARTLSRVLYPDDTTYQGKELRLKQEFFLTSAALQDILRRFKGGNHDLRALPKHVAIQMNDTHPAIAGPELIRLLTDDHGMPFDEALQIAQACLGYTNHTLLPEALERWATFTFGNVLPRHMQIVERIDGWHRRSYPARPHYVGIVKHHEVRMGELAFIMAHKVNGVSALHTDLVRANLFPELNRLHSDRIINQTNGVTPRRWLKMANAPLSRLVTETIGEGWEDDLDRLKGLEPHVADTGFLTAFDAAKRQNKVALAGWIANDCGVKVSPDALFDVQVKRIHEYKRQLLNILETIARWQAIRANPSAGWVPRVKIFGGKSAPGYAVAKEIIHLINDVGQVINNDPAVGDLLKVIYPANYNVSMAERLVPAADLSEQISTAGKEASGTGNMKFMMNGAPTIGTLDGANVEILQEVGEDNFFLFGLTAEQVMKRREDPDHARKAIEASQTLQNVLQNIAEGVFSRSQPDRYHGLVHRVWHHDYFLVASDFDAYLRAQAEVDAAYRDRGRWLKMAALNTARSGFFSSDRTIRGYMKEIWGVESALQQ, via the coding sequence ATGCCCGTGAACGACCAGAGCCTGACCCCCAACGTCCTGAAAACAGATGTCCTGCGTCACCTGACGTTCACGCTCGGCAAGGATGCGCCCCATGCAAGCCTTTACGACTGGCGCATGGCGCTGTCCTACGCGATCCGCGACCGGATCATGGAACCATGGTTCGCCTCGACGCGCAGGACCTGGGAACAGGATCGCAAGCGGGTCTATTACCTGTCGATGGAGTTCCTGATCGGGCGCATCCTGGAGGATGCGACGATCAACCTCGGGCTGCACGAGATGGCCGAGCGGACGATGTCCGAGCTGGGGCAGGACTTCAAGGCGATCATCGCCGACGAGCCGGACGCGGCACTGGGCAACGGCGGCCTCGGGCGGCTTGCGGCCTGCTTCATGGAGTCGATGGCGACGCTCGGCTGCCCGGCCTACGGCTATGGCATCCGCTACGAGCACGGCCTGTTCCGCCAGCGCTTCGAGGGTGGCCAGCAGGTCGAGACGCCCGAGGACTGGCTGAACCAGCGCATTCCGTGGGAATTCGACCGGCCCGAGGCGACCTACACCATCGGCTTCAAGGGCCATGTCGAGACCCGCGACGGCAGGGATGTCTGGGTGCCGGGCGAGACGGTGCTGGCCACCGCGCACGACACGCCGGTGGTGGGCTGGCGCGGCCGCTGGGCCAACACGCTGCGGCTCTGGGGCTCCAAGCCCACGACGATGTTCGACCTCGAACGGTTCAACCGCGGCGACTATACCGCCGCGGCCGAGCCCGAGACGCTGGCGCGCACGCTGAGCCGCGTGCTCTACCCGGACGACACGACCTACCAGGGCAAGGAGCTGCGCCTGAAGCAGGAGTTCTTCCTGACCTCGGCCGCGCTGCAGGACATCCTGCGCCGCTTCAAGGGCGGCAACCATGACCTGCGCGCGCTGCCGAAGCATGTCGCGATCCAGATGAACGACACCCATCCCGCGATCGCCGGGCCGGAACTGATCCGGCTTCTGACGGACGATCACGGCATGCCTTTCGACGAGGCGCTGCAGATAGCGCAGGCCTGCCTCGGCTATACCAACCACACGCTGCTGCCCGAGGCGCTGGAGCGGTGGGCGACCTTCACCTTCGGCAACGTGCTGCCGCGCCACATGCAGATCGTGGAGCGCATCGACGGCTGGCACCGCCGCAGCTATCCGGCGCGGCCGCATTACGTCGGCATCGTCAAGCACCACGAGGTGCGCATGGGCGAGCTTGCCTTCATCATGGCGCACAAGGTGAACGGCGTTTCGGCGCTGCACACCGACCTCGTCAGGGCCAACCTGTTCCCCGAGCTGAACCGGCTGCATTCCGACCGCATCATCAACCAGACCAATGGCGTCACGCCGCGCCGCTGGCTGAAGATGGCGAATGCGCCGCTGTCGCGGCTGGTCACCGAGACGATCGGCGAGGGCTGGGAAGACGACCTCGACCGGCTGAAGGGGCTTGAGCCGCATGTCGCGGACACGGGATTCCTGACGGCCTTCGACGCCGCCAAGCGGCAGAACAAGGTGGCGCTGGCCGGCTGGATCGCGAACGACTGCGGCGTGAAGGTCAGCCCCGACGCGCTGTTCGACGTGCAGGTCAAGCGCATCCACGAATACAAGCGGCAGCTGCTGAACATCCTGGAAACCATCGCGCGCTGGCAGGCGATCCGGGCCAATCCCTCGGCTGGCTGGGTGCCTCGGGTGAAGATCTTCGGCGGCAAGTCGGCGCCCGGCTATGCGGTGGCCAAGGAGATCATCCACCTGATCAATGACGTCGGCCAGGTCATCAACAACGACCCTGCGGTGGGCGACCTGCTGAAGGTGATCTATCCCGCCAACTACAACGTCTCGATGGCCGAGCGGCTTGTGCCGGCGGCGGACCTTTCCGAACAGATCTCGACCGCGGGCAAGGAAGCCTCGGGCACCGGCAACATGAAGTTCATGATGAACGGCGCGCCGACCATCGGCACGCTCGACGGCGCCAACGTCGAGATCCTGCAGGAGGTGGGCGAGGACAACTTCTTCCTGTTCGGCCTGACCGCCGAGCAGGTGATGAAGCGCCGCGAGGATCCCGACCACGCCCGCAAGGCGATCGAGGCCAGCCAGACGCTGCAGAACGTGCTGCAGAACATCGCCGAGGGGGTGTTCAGCCGTTCTCAGCCCGACCGCTACCACGGCCTCGTGCACCGGGTCTGGCACCACGACTATTTCCTCGTCGCCTCGGATTTCGACGCCTATCTGCGCGCGCAGGCCGAGGTGGACGCGGCCTATCGCGACCGCGGACGCTGGCTGAAGATGGCCGCGCTGAACACCGCGAGGTCGGGCTTCTTCTCGTCCGACCGGACGATCCGTGGTTACATGAAGGAGATCTGGGGCGTCGAGTCGGCCCTGCAGCAGTAA